The stretch of DNA AACAGCTAATCTACATCTATCATCACCATCTTGCATACCTTGTAAAACTTCTCTTAAATCAGATGATTTTCCAGAAATTCCTAAAATACCAGATTTTTTATTCATAATATCCATAATTTGGTCAATATCAAGACCTTCTTGTTTCATCATATATGAAACAGCACCTGCACCAACATCTCCACATCTTGTTCCCATCATTAGACCTTGAACAGGAGTAAGACCCATAGAAGTATCAATACATTTACCATTTAAAACAGCACTTACAGAAGAACCATTTCCTAAATGACAAACAATAATTCTAGTATTATGTTTTTTATCTAACATTCCTTTTGCTTCATTTGAAACAAAGTAGTGACTTGTTCCATGAAATCCATATTTTCTAATACCATGTTTTGTATATTGCTCATAAGGTAATGCATACATATAAGCATAATCAGGCATAGTTTGGTGGAATGCAGTATCAAATACAGCAACATTTGGTTTACCTGGCATTAATTCAGCACAAATTTCCATTCCCATAATATTTGCAGGATTATGTAAAGGAGCTAATGGAATTAATTCTTTCATTTTTTCAATAACTCTTGGTGTAACCATAACAGATGAGGCAAATTCTTCTCCACCATGAACAGCTCTATGTCCAATAGCATCAATATCATCAATAGAATTAATAACTTTTCCTTCACTCTCAACTAATGTTTTTAATACTAGTTCAATCGCTTCTTTATGAGTTGGCATTGAAACTTCTAAAGTAAGTTTATTATCACCAAATTCATGTTTTAAAACTCCATCAATTCCAATTCTTTCACATAATCCTGTAGCTAAAACTTCTTTTGAAACTGGATTCATTAATTGATACTTTAATGATGAACTTCCTGCATTTAAAATAAATACTAACATAATACTTTCCTTTTTTGAGTTTAAATTATTTGATTTGAGTTGCAGTAATTGCAACTAAGTTTGCTATATCTTCTACTGAACAACCTCTTGACAAGTCATTAACTGGTTGGTTTAATCCTTGAACGATTGGTCCATGTGCTTCTGCTCCTGCGAATCTTTGAACAAGTTTATAACCAATGTTTCCAGATTGTAAATCAGGGAATACTAAAATATTTGCGTGTCCAGCTACTTTTGAACCAGGTGCTTTTTTAGCTC from Arcobacter suis CECT 7833 encodes:
- a CDS encoding acetate/propionate family kinase; amino-acid sequence: MLVFILNAGSSSLKYQLMNPVSKEVLATGLCERIGIDGVLKHEFGDNKLTLEVSMPTHKEAIELVLKTLVESEGKVINSIDDIDAIGHRAVHGGEEFASSVMVTPRVIEKMKELIPLAPLHNPANIMGMEICAELMPGKPNVAVFDTAFHQTMPDYAYMYALPYEQYTKHGIRKYGFHGTSHYFVSNEAKGMLDKKHNTRIIVCHLGNGSSVSAVLNGKCIDTSMGLTPVQGLMMGTRCGDVGAGAVSYMMKQEGLDIDQIMDIMNKKSGILGISGKSSDLREVLQGMQDGDDRCRLAVEMVAYNIKKYVGAYVAALDGVDALCFTGGIGENSSLIREIVCAGLDGMGLIIDPTKNNRRRSVARDIATNSSAARIFVIPTNEEFVIANDTYKIVSELK